In Acidobacteriota bacterium, the following are encoded in one genomic region:
- the gcvT gene encoding glycine cleavage system aminomethyltransferase GcvT → MKKTRLNRIIKASGAKMVEFAGWEMPVEFSGIIKEHLAVRERVGIFDVSHMGEIKITGSQALEFIQCITSNDASKLSIGKVQYSSLTLPNGCPVDDLLVYKIDDKEFMLVVNAANTDKDSNWIMKNKGKFDVEVRNESDSWNQLAIQGPKSEEILQKIVETDLSKIKYYWFEKTKIFEKDCIISRTGYTGEDGFEVYFKEDVEYAEKIWSLILQNGKEHDIQPCGLGARDTLRLEARMCLYGNDIDETTTLLEADLEWIIKFEKGYFIGKDALLKQKEEGIKRKLVGFEVMDKMIARPHHPVYVDNTQISQVNSGSYAPYLKKNIGLLYLPVKFTQVGTEFEILIRDRKVKAIVVQTPFYKRKK, encoded by the coding sequence ATGAAAAAAACCCGCCTGAATAGGATTATAAAAGCTTCTGGAGCAAAGATGGTAGAGTTTGCAGGGTGGGAGATGCCAGTGGAATTTTCAGGCATTATAAAAGAACACTTAGCAGTGAGAGAAAGGGTTGGAATATTTGATGTAAGTCACATGGGAGAGATAAAAATAACAGGTTCTCAAGCCCTTGAATTTATCCAGTGCATTACTTCCAATGATGCATCAAAACTCTCAATCGGAAAGGTTCAGTATTCTTCGTTAACACTTCCTAATGGCTGTCCTGTTGACGACCTTTTAGTATATAAAATTGATGATAAAGAATTCATGCTCGTGGTCAATGCAGCAAACACTGATAAAGATTCTAACTGGATAATGAAAAATAAAGGAAAATTCGATGTGGAGGTAAGAAATGAAAGCGATAGCTGGAATCAGCTTGCAATTCAGGGCCCAAAATCTGAGGAAATCCTTCAAAAAATTGTAGAAACTGACCTTTCAAAAATTAAATATTACTGGTTTGAGAAAACAAAGATATTTGAGAAAGATTGTATAATATCAAGGACAGGATATACAGGTGAGGATGGTTTTGAAGTCTATTTTAAAGAAGATGTAGAATATGCTGAAAAAATCTGGTCATTAATTCTTCAAAATGGAAAGGAGCATGATATCCAACCATGTGGACTTGGAGCAAGAGATACACTTCGACTTGAAGCAAGAATGTGCCTTTATGGAAATGACATCGACGAAACCACTACCCTTCTGGAAGCCGATCTCGAATGGATAATAAAATTCGAAAAGGGATACTTCATAGGAAAAGATGCTCTTTTAAAGCAAAAAGAAGAAGGGATAAAAAGAAAACTTGTAGGATTTGAAGTTATGGATAAAATGATCGCAAGACCTCATCATCCTGTATATGTGGATAATACCCAGATTAGCCAGGTAAACAGTGGCTCTTATGCTCCTTATTTAAAAAAAAATATTGGTCTCTTATACCTCCCTGTAAAGTTTACTCAGGTTGGTACTGAATTTGAAATTTTAATAAGAGATAGGAAAGTAAAAGCAATAGTTGTTCAAACCCCTTTTTACAAAAGAAAAAAATAG
- the gcvPB gene encoding aminomethyl-transferring glycine dehydrogenase subunit GcvPB produces MKLPKFDALEEPLIFERSSSGKKAVDLPPLDVPEKEFDKSLLREELPDFPEVSEVEIIRHFSRLSQLNYSVDTGFYPLGSCTMKYSPKINEKISMSESFTKAHPYLPEYMVQGNLEIIKKLEQYLSEITGMDYFSLSPAAGAHGELTGMLIIRAYHNKKKERRTKVLIPDSAHGTNPSSAHIAGFEVEEIPSDSRGTVDTLAFEKIVDENVAALMLTNPNTLGIFEDEILKISEILHSKGAILYMDGANLNALLGISKPGKMGVDVLHLNLHKTFSTPHGGGGPGSGPVGVKKELEEFLPVPLIEKSEKGYYFYYDRPNSIGRVRTFYGNFLVLVKTLAYILSLGPKGLKEVAEIAVLNSNYIRKKLETIYTVPYSTPTLHECVLSHNFNQTKGVRTLDIAKRLIDYGIHPPTIYFPLIVNEALMVEPTETEGKRDLDNFINAMIEIAKEIEENSEILKNAPSKSPVARLDETSAARRPKLVWKKE; encoded by the coding sequence ATGAAACTACCAAAATTTGATGCCCTTGAAGAACCACTAATATTTGAGAGAAGTTCATCAGGAAAAAAAGCAGTCGATCTTCCTCCTCTTGATGTTCCTGAAAAAGAGTTTGATAAATCATTGCTACGAGAAGAACTCCCTGATTTTCCTGAGGTCTCAGAAGTTGAAATTATCAGACATTTTTCAAGATTATCCCAGCTAAATTATTCAGTTGACACAGGATTTTACCCTTTAGGCTCATGCACAATGAAATACAGTCCCAAAATAAACGAAAAAATCAGTATGTCTGAATCTTTCACAAAAGCCCATCCTTATCTTCCGGAATACATGGTTCAGGGAAATCTGGAAATCATAAAAAAACTCGAACAATATCTTTCAGAAATCACAGGCATGGATTACTTTTCACTCTCACCTGCTGCAGGAGCTCATGGAGAATTAACTGGGATGCTTATAATCAGAGCTTATCATAATAAAAAGAAAGAAAGAAGAACAAAAGTATTAATTCCTGATTCAGCTCACGGAACAAACCCTTCTTCAGCCCATATTGCAGGATTTGAAGTGGAAGAGATTCCATCTGATTCAAGAGGAACTGTGGATACTCTTGCTTTTGAGAAAATAGTTGATGAAAATGTTGCAGCCTTAATGTTAACAAATCCAAACACTCTCGGGATTTTTGAAGATGAAATACTGAAAATTTCAGAAATCCTCCATTCAAAAGGAGCAATATTGTATATGGATGGTGCAAATTTAAACGCTCTTCTTGGAATTTCAAAGCCAGGAAAAATGGGGGTAGATGTTTTACATCTGAACCTTCACAAAACTTTCTCAACTCCCCACGGAGGGGGTGGCCCAGGCTCTGGCCCTGTTGGCGTGAAGAAAGAACTCGAGGAATTCCTTCCTGTTCCTTTGATTGAAAAAAGCGAAAAGGGATATTATTTTTATTATGATAGACCAAATTCTATTGGAAGAGTAAGAACATTTTACGGAAATTTTCTTGTTCTTGTTAAAACTCTTGCGTACATATTATCGCTTGGTCCGAAAGGATTGAAAGAGGTCGCTGAAATAGCAGTTTTAAACTCAAATTATATAAGAAAAAAACTTGAAACAATTTATACAGTTCCATATTCCACTCCAACCCTTCATGAATGTGTACTATCCCATAACTTTAATCAGACGAAAGGAGTAAGAACATTGGACATAGCAAAAAGATTGATTGATTATGGAATACATCCCCCAACAATCTACTTCCCTCTTATTGTCAATGAGGCTCTCATGGTAGAGCCCACAGAGACAGAAGGCAAGAGAGATCTGGATAATTTTATAAATGCAATGATTGAAATTGCTAAAGAAATCGAAGAAAATTCCGAAATCTTAAAGAACGCTCCATCAAAATCACCTGTAGCAAGATTGGATGAAACCTCAGCCGCAAGAAGACCAAAATTAGTGTGGAAAAAAGAATGA
- the gcvPA gene encoding aminomethyl-transferring glycine dehydrogenase subunit GcvPA, which translates to MSKQYFPSGKEEIQEMLKEIGVSSVSQLFESIPEELKIKEKLNIPGPLDEISLLNYFEEISKKNNFLNYTSFLGAGAYNHFIPYIVDYLSMRGEFLTPYTPYQPELSQGTLQTIFEYQTLISKITGMEISNASLYDGGSAAAEAALMATRLRKGSKILISRTIHPEWKDVIHTYFKNLSYEILEIPYSREGKININILKKSLDKDSIAFIIQHPNFFGIIEDIKEISKIVKQNGSLFLVGIAEPISLGILRPPGESDVDIVFGEAQSFGIPLSFGGPYLGFLSTKMEYLRQMPGRLAGETVDRNGKRGFVLTLTTREQHIKREKATSNICTNEAWCALRATIYLETMGKQGLREVSYQNLQKALYAKERISELKNVKLKFNSSNFNEFVVEYNKDPEEVNDKLKERNILGGFILKKDYPELEKCALLCVTETHKKEDIDYFIDCLKKIL; encoded by the coding sequence ATGAGTAAACAATATTTCCCATCAGGAAAAGAGGAAATCCAGGAAATGTTAAAAGAAATTGGGGTTTCTTCTGTTTCTCAACTGTTTGAATCAATCCCCGAGGAACTCAAAATTAAAGAAAAATTAAATATTCCAGGACCTTTGGATGAAATTTCATTACTAAATTATTTCGAGGAAATTTCAAAAAAGAACAATTTCCTGAATTACACTTCTTTCCTTGGAGCCGGAGCATACAATCATTTTATTCCTTATATAGTTGACTATTTAAGCATGAGAGGAGAATTTCTTACACCTTATACTCCATATCAGCCTGAATTAAGTCAGGGCACACTTCAGACCATTTTTGAATATCAAACATTGATATCAAAAATAACTGGAATGGAAATTTCAAATGCATCCCTTTATGATGGCGGTTCTGCAGCTGCTGAGGCAGCTTTAATGGCAACAAGATTAAGGAAAGGAAGTAAAATATTAATTTCAAGAACAATTCACCCAGAATGGAAAGATGTAATCCATACTTATTTTAAAAACCTCTCTTACGAAATATTGGAAATTCCATATTCCAGAGAAGGTAAAATAAACATCAACATACTCAAAAAATCCCTTGATAAGGATTCTATAGCTTTTATAATTCAGCACCCAAATTTCTTCGGAATAATTGAAGATATTAAAGAGATTTCGAAAATTGTCAAACAGAATGGAAGTTTATTTCTTGTAGGAATAGCAGAACCAATTTCTCTTGGAATACTAAGGCCACCTGGAGAATCGGATGTTGACATAGTCTTTGGTGAAGCTCAATCTTTTGGAATCCCCCTATCATTCGGTGGACCATATTTAGGGTTTCTCTCTACAAAAATGGAATACCTAAGACAGATGCCAGGAAGGCTCGCAGGAGAAACAGTTGACAGAAATGGAAAAAGAGGATTTGTCCTTACCTTAACCACAAGAGAGCAACATATAAAAAGAGAAAAGGCCACATCAAACATCTGCACAAATGAGGCATGGTGTGCTTTAAGAGCAACGATATATCTGGAGACGATGGGAAAACAAGGATTAAGAGAAGTTTCATATCAGAATTTACAAAAAGCATTATATGCAAAAGAAAGAATATCTGAATTAAAAAATGTTAAATTAAAATTCAACTCTTCTAACTTTAATGAATTTGTAGTTGAATACAATAAAGATCCTGAGGAAGTCAATGATAAATTAAAGGAAAGGAATATACTGGGAGGATTTATTCTGAAGAAGGATTATCCAGAACTTGAAAAGTGTGCCCTTCTGTGTGTAACAGAAACTCATAAAAAGGAGGACATAGATTACTTTATAGATTGCCTCAAAAAAATTTTATGA
- a CDS encoding thiamine pyrophosphate-dependent enzyme: MNLSYEKLIRYEMYPVYWCPGCGIGVVFKSILISFDKLGWDPNEIAFISGIGCTSRMPGYLKANTIHTTHGRALTFATGIKLVKPDKKVVVVSGDGDALAIGGNHFLHACRRNIDIKLIIVNNGVYGMTGGQVSPTTPEGFFTETTPYGNIDPEFDTVKIAEAAGATYVARESVTRPFLLSKIIEKSLSHKGFAVVEVISNCHINLGRKNKMRNQLKMLKWIDERIVPLSKASSMTPEELKGKLVTGEFVNKQKPEYVEQYYTQIIGKVKELQAEFDL; encoded by the coding sequence ATGAACTTATCATATGAAAAGCTCATTAGATATGAGATGTATCCAGTTTATTGGTGCCCGGGATGCGGAATTGGAGTTGTGTTTAAATCAATTTTAATAAGTTTTGATAAACTTGGATGGGATCCAAATGAGATTGCCTTTATTTCCGGAATAGGATGCACAAGCAGAATGCCAGGATATTTGAAAGCCAATACAATTCACACCACTCATGGAAGAGCATTAACGTTTGCAACTGGAATAAAATTGGTAAAACCGGATAAAAAAGTAGTTGTGGTTTCAGGGGATGGGGATGCTTTAGCGATAGGAGGAAATCATTTTCTTCATGCATGCAGAAGAAACATTGATATTAAATTAATAATAGTTAACAATGGTGTTTACGGAATGACAGGGGGTCAGGTTTCACCCACCACTCCAGAGGGATTTTTTACTGAAACAACTCCCTATGGAAATATTGATCCTGAGTTTGATACGGTTAAAATTGCTGAAGCTGCAGGAGCTACTTATGTGGCAAGGGAGTCAGTCACAAGACCATTTTTACTTTCGAAAATAATAGAGAAATCTTTGTCCCATAAAGGATTTGCAGTGGTTGAGGTAATTTCAAACTGTCATATAAATCTTGGCAGAAAAAATAAAATGAGAAACCAACTGAAAATGTTAAAATGGATTGATGAAAGGATTGTTCCATTGTCCAAAGCTTCATCAATGACTCCTGAAGAACTTAAAGGAAAATTAGTTACGGGTGAATTTGTAAACAAGCAGAAACCTGAGTATGTCGAACAGTATTACACCCAAATCATTGGTAAAGTAAAAGAATTGCAAGCTGAGTTTGATCTATAA
- a CDS encoding glycine--tRNA ligase subunit alpha: MNIQEIIFRLEKFWSDKGCYIAQPYDVEVGAATMTPDTFFRVLGKKPWKVAYAQPSRRPTDGRYGENPNRLEKHLQYQVILKPAPEDSQDLYLESLTALGINLSEHDIKFDEDNWESPTLGAWGVGWQILLDGMEITQFTYFQQAGGIELIPVPLEITYGVERLAIFLSEKENIFDLEWGNKIFYKDLRLRAEKEFSTYNFKEADVNMLFNLFENYEKEAIRLLEKNLLLPSYDYCLKCSHTFNILDSRGAISVTERVSIIKRIRDIACKIAQKFIEEEDKE; this comes from the coding sequence ATGAACATTCAGGAAATAATATTCAGACTCGAAAAATTCTGGTCTGATAAGGGTTGTTATATTGCTCAGCCCTACGATGTTGAAGTTGGAGCTGCGACCATGACCCCAGACACATTTTTTAGAGTCTTAGGTAAAAAGCCATGGAAAGTTGCATATGCACAGCCTTCAAGAAGACCAACTGATGGTAGGTACGGAGAAAACCCGAACAGATTAGAAAAACATCTTCAATACCAGGTAATCCTGAAACCAGCTCCAGAAGATTCTCAGGATTTATACCTCGAAAGTCTCACAGCATTGGGTATAAATCTCTCCGAACATGATATCAAATTTGATGAAGACAACTGGGAGTCTCCCACACTCGGAGCATGGGGAGTTGGATGGCAGATTCTCCTGGATGGAATGGAAATTACCCAGTTTACATATTTCCAGCAGGCCGGAGGAATAGAATTGATTCCAGTCCCATTAGAAATTACATATGGAGTAGAAAGATTGGCTATTTTTCTCTCTGAAAAAGAAAATATTTTTGACCTCGAATGGGGAAACAAAATCTTTTATAAAGATTTAAGACTGAGAGCTGAGAAAGAATTTTCAACTTACAATTTTAAAGAAGCAGATGTAAACATGTTATTCAATCTTTTCGAAAATTACGAAAAAGAAGCTATAAGACTCCTCGAAAAAAACCTTCTTCTGCCCTCGTATGATTATTGCTTAAAGTGTTCTCATACTTTTAACATACTCGATTCAAGGGGAGCAATTTCTGTTACCGAAAGAGTGAGTATTATAAAAAGAATTCGAGACATTGCATGTAAAATCGCCCAAAAATTTATTGAGGAAGAAGATAAAGAATAA
- the glyS gene encoding glycine--tRNA ligase subunit beta has product MAEFLLEIGIEDLPIEHIKIAKSQLRENFENFLRKKRIGFSKIVVHGTLRRLLIYVENISLKQDDEEIRILGPAKKLAFLEDGTPLEPAMGFAKFHGIESSQLEFFETPKGIYCGFVKKIEGRKTREILEESLMDVTLEIDFPKTLRWEDSSIRFSRPIRSIVSILDNDTLNLKMSEINSSDYTFGHRIWGRKQIKVENFKDYLNKLEKNFVIVDEQKRKEIIIKKIKEIENELNAKVIEDSELLENWVYLVEYPFVFYGRFDDEYLNLPFEIIRTTLRESQKCFSMKDLSGNSLPYFIGIADSPGDPKNFIKKGNERIIKAKLDDAGFFWKEDRSIPFASRLKDLKSIIYQEKLGNYLDKTERLEELAIYLREKISYKEDLEALGTASRFSKIDLLTDMVKEFPSLQGVMGGLYLREEGYEEKIWKAIYEHYKPLNFEDSSPSTMEGAVLSLADKIDLLAGIFSLNLLPSGSKDPFGLRRAGFGICKIIIDHKLTISIIETLEKALNLHEKNVEFERYIVIKNLIEFLKTRLNYIFEEIYGYRYDIINASIKSGIDNIYFSYLRAKSLSEIQEDTKFNKICISFRRIKNIIDGMPHFTFDEKNLIEKEEKYLYQIFSSIKEEIIPYINKGNFKDSLETILNLEPIINKFFDKVLVMTEDQKLRENRLALLQNIHQIFMEICDFSEIVISENSSNQTIS; this is encoded by the coding sequence ATGGCTGAATTTCTTCTTGAAATTGGTATCGAGGATCTTCCCATTGAACATATAAAAATTGCAAAATCACAACTCAGAGAAAACTTTGAAAATTTTCTTAGAAAAAAGAGAATAGGATTTTCAAAAATCGTTGTCCATGGAACTTTAAGAAGGCTTCTAATCTATGTAGAAAATATTTCTCTAAAACAGGATGACGAAGAAATAAGAATCTTAGGTCCTGCAAAAAAATTGGCTTTTTTAGAGGATGGAACTCCTCTTGAACCAGCAATGGGATTTGCAAAATTCCATGGAATTGAGTCCTCGCAACTCGAATTTTTCGAAACCCCAAAAGGAATTTATTGCGGGTTTGTAAAAAAAATAGAAGGAAGAAAGACAAGAGAAATATTAGAAGAATCTCTCATGGATGTAACTTTAGAGATCGATTTTCCAAAAACTTTGCGGTGGGAAGATAGTTCGATAAGATTTTCAAGACCGATAAGAAGTATTGTTTCAATACTTGATAATGATACATTAAATTTAAAAATGTCCGAAATAAATTCGTCTGATTATACATTCGGACACAGAATCTGGGGCAGAAAACAGATTAAGGTTGAAAATTTTAAGGATTATTTAAATAAGCTTGAAAAAAATTTTGTAATTGTTGATGAACAAAAAAGAAAGGAAATCATAATTAAAAAAATTAAAGAAATTGAAAATGAATTGAATGCAAAAGTCATAGAAGATTCAGAACTTCTTGAAAACTGGGTTTATTTAGTTGAGTATCCTTTTGTTTTCTATGGAAGATTTGACGATGAATATCTTAACCTTCCTTTTGAAATAATTAGAACAACTCTAAGGGAAAGCCAGAAATGTTTTTCAATGAAAGATCTTTCTGGAAACTCGCTTCCCTACTTCATTGGAATAGCTGATTCACCAGGCGATCCAAAAAATTTTATAAAGAAAGGAAACGAAAGAATTATAAAAGCTAAATTAGATGATGCTGGTTTCTTCTGGAAAGAAGACAGATCAATTCCTTTTGCCTCAAGACTTAAAGATCTCAAGAGCATAATCTATCAGGAAAAACTGGGAAATTATTTAGATAAAACTGAAAGGCTGGAAGAATTAGCAATTTACTTAAGAGAAAAAATCTCTTACAAAGAAGATTTAGAAGCCTTAGGAACTGCTTCAAGATTTTCTAAGATAGATTTATTGACTGATATGGTAAAAGAGTTCCCATCTCTTCAAGGTGTTATGGGTGGACTTTATCTAAGGGAAGAAGGATACGAAGAAAAAATATGGAAAGCCATTTATGAACACTATAAGCCTTTGAATTTTGAGGATTCTTCTCCATCAACTATGGAAGGAGCTGTATTATCCCTTGCTGACAAAATTGATCTTTTAGCAGGAATTTTCAGCTTAAACCTATTACCATCCGGATCAAAAGATCCATTTGGATTAAGAAGAGCTGGGTTCGGAATCTGTAAAATAATAATTGATCATAAATTAACCATTTCGATCATTGAAACATTGGAAAAAGCCTTGAACCTGCATGAAAAAAATGTTGAATTTGAGAGATACATTGTAATAAAAAATTTAATCGAGTTTCTTAAGACACGATTGAACTACATTTTTGAAGAAATCTATGGCTACAGATATGATATTATAAATGCATCCATCAAGTCTGGCATAGACAACATTTATTTTTCCTATCTAAGAGCAAAATCTTTATCTGAAATACAGGAAGATACAAAGTTCAACAAAATCTGCATTAGCTTCAGAAGAATAAAGAATATTATCGATGGCATGCCGCATTTTACATTTGATGAGAAAAATCTTATTGAAAAAGAAGAAAAATATCTATATCAGATATTTTCTTCGATTAAAGAAGAAATAATACCTTATATTAACAAAGGCAACTTTAAAGATTCTCTTGAGACAATCTTGAACTTAGAGCCAATTATCAATAAATTTTTCGATAAAGTTCTTGTTATGACAGAAGATCAGAAACTAAGAGAAAATAGACTCGCTTTACTTCAGAATATCCATCAGATATTTATGGAGATTTGTGATTTTTCAGAAATTGTAATCAGTGAAAATTCATCCAATCAAACTATATCCTAA
- a CDS encoding type II toxin-antitoxin system death-on-curing family toxin, with translation MKIITVKEVEYIAFRLSQEILAFDEPIPDFSTRFPNILESCLTTPFQSFSRKLLYPGLISKASILFYLMIKNHPFQNGNKRIAMTTLFVFLYKNKKWIKVDTQELYNFTIWITLSPPEFKEETVKAIEKFLRAHIIDLNS, from the coding sequence ATGAAGATAATTACTGTAAAGGAGGTAGAATATATTGCTTTTAGGTTATCGCAAGAGATTTTAGCCTTTGATGAACCAATACCTGATTTTTCCACCCGATTTCCCAATATTTTAGAGAGTTGTTTAACCACTCCTTTTCAAAGCTTTTCAAGAAAGCTTCTTTATCCAGGTCTTATCTCCAAAGCAAGTATACTTTTTTATCTTATGATTAAAAATCATCCTTTTCAGAATGGTAATAAAAGAATTGCCATGACTACATTGTTTGTGTTTCTATACAAGAATAAAAAATGGATAAAAGTTGATACACAAGAACTTTATAATTTTACAATATGGATAACCCTAAGTCCTCCTGAATTTAAGGAAGAAACTGTAAAAGCCATAGAGAAATTCTTAAGAGCACATATAATAGACCTGAACAGCTAA
- the gcvH gene encoding glycine cleavage system protein GcvH, producing the protein MYPENFYYTKDHEWIRVDGEKGVIGITNYAQKELGDIVYIELPKIGRTLKFHETIGTIESVKAVSDIYSPVSGEIIEINENLKDSPELINNDPHGEGWILVVKIKDKTELKNLMSSLEYEKYLEGIVKK; encoded by the coding sequence ATGTATCCAGAAAATTTTTATTATACAAAGGATCATGAATGGATAAGAGTCGATGGAGAAAAAGGAGTAATAGGAATAACAAACTATGCCCAGAAAGAACTTGGAGATATTGTATATATCGAATTACCAAAGATAGGAAGAACTCTGAAATTTCACGAGACAATAGGAACGATTGAATCAGTAAAAGCGGTTTCAGATATATATTCTCCTGTATCAGGAGAAATAATTGAAATAAACGAAAACCTTAAAGATTCTCCTGAATTGATAAACAATGATCCCCATGGGGAAGGATGGATTCTTGTAGTAAAAATAAAAGATAAAACAGAATTGAAAAATCTGATGAGTTCCTTAGAATACGAAAAATATTTAGAAGGGATTGTCAAAAAATGA
- a CDS encoding 2-oxoacid:acceptor oxidoreductase subunit alpha yields the protein MPRREILQGNWIVAEAAIAAGCRFYAGYPITPSSELAARIAEKLPHMGGVFIQMEDEIASMGAIIGASCCGVKSMTATSGPGFSLKQENIGFAAMAEIPCVIVNVMRTGPSTGLPTRPSQGDVMQAKWGTHGDHPIIVLAPSFPREVYLSTIRAFNLSEKFRNPVIILLDEVLGHSFEVVDIPDSDEYEIMDRERPPRGSNEFNYYDREPGKPPVVPDFFTGYSVHIESLEHDDRGMPTNAAENVKKQQFLRLAKIEKNLDEILEWKEHYLDDAEIMIFAFGTSARASLEAIKELREEGIKIGLFQPITIWPFPERPLAKKLEKIKKVLVVEMNMGQIIYEVERTASDDVRIDGLFKVDGTSITPIEIINKVKELYL from the coding sequence TTGCCAAGACGAGAGATCTTGCAAGGTAACTGGATAGTAGCGGAAGCTGCGATAGCTGCTGGATGTAGATTTTATGCAGGATATCCGATAACCCCTTCATCGGAATTAGCTGCAAGAATCGCAGAGAAACTTCCTCATATGGGAGGAGTGTTTATTCAGATGGAAGATGAAATTGCGAGTATGGGAGCAATAATAGGAGCCTCCTGTTGTGGAGTTAAATCAATGACAGCTACTTCAGGTCCTGGATTTTCCTTGAAGCAGGAAAATATTGGCTTTGCAGCTATGGCTGAAATTCCATGTGTAATAGTAAATGTAATGAGAACAGGTCCGAGCACAGGATTACCCACAAGACCATCTCAGGGCGATGTAATGCAGGCAAAATGGGGAACCCATGGTGATCATCCTATAATAGTTCTTGCTCCTTCGTTTCCTCGAGAAGTCTATTTATCAACGATAAGAGCATTTAATCTTTCTGAGAAATTCAGAAATCCTGTTATAATTTTGCTTGATGAAGTTCTCGGACATTCGTTTGAAGTTGTTGACATTCCTGATTCAGATGAATATGAAATTATGGACAGGGAAAGGCCTCCAAGGGGTTCGAACGAATTCAATTATTATGATAGAGAGCCAGGAAAGCCCCCTGTAGTTCCTGATTTCTTTACTGGATATTCAGTGCATATTGAAAGTTTGGAACATGATGATAGAGGAATGCCAACAAATGCAGCAGAAAATGTTAAAAAACAACAGTTTCTCAGGCTTGCTAAAATTGAGAAAAATCTTGATGAGATTCTGGAATGGAAGGAGCATTACCTTGATGATGCTGAAATCATGATTTTCGCATTTGGAACATCTGCAAGGGCTTCATTGGAGGCTATAAAGGAATTGAGAGAAGAAGGAATAAAGATTGGCCTCTTCCAGCCTATTACCATATGGCCTTTTCCAGAAAGACCCCTTGCCAAAAAATTAGAAAAAATTAAGAAAGTTCTTGTGGTTGAGATGAATATGGGACAGATAATTTATGAGGTTGAAAGAACTGCCTCAGATGATGTAAGGATTGATGGACTTTTTAAGGTTGATGGCACTTCTATCACTCCAATAGAAATTATAAATAAAGTAAAGGAGTTATATTTATGA
- a CDS encoding 2-oxoacid:acceptor oxidoreductase family protein: MEKHFEIRYSAIGGQGIITAGAILAEAVVHYENRYAVQSPMYTPQVRGGPTKVDVIIDEKEIIFPNAVSIDFYLSTGEFPFKLYFKNLKDNAVIVVDSNLVGEFNSGSWKVYRIPIIESTKKEIGNIMVTSVVALAITVKLTNIISHRSLEKAVLKMAPKGTETINLDAIQLGYSLIG, from the coding sequence ATGGAAAAGCATTTTGAGATAAGATACAGTGCAATCGGAGGCCAGGGAATAATAACTGCAGGGGCTATACTGGCAGAGGCAGTAGTTCATTATGAAAATAGATATGCAGTTCAGAGTCCTATGTATACTCCTCAAGTAAGGGGAGGGCCTACCAAAGTTGATGTAATAATAGATGAGAAAGAAATAATTTTTCCAAATGCTGTGTCTATAGATTTCTATTTAAGTACTGGTGAATTTCCGTTTAAATTATATTTTAAAAATTTGAAAGATAACGCGGTCATAGTTGTTGATTCAAATTTAGTTGGAGAATTTAACAGTGGAAGCTGGAAAGTCTATCGGATTCCGATAATTGAATCTACAAAAAAAGAAATAGGAAATATTATGGTTACTTCTGTTGTTGCTCTTGCGATTACTGTGAAGCTTACAAATATAATATCTCATCGATCCCTTGAAAAAGCAGTGCTGAAAATGGCTCCTAAAGGAACTGAAACGATCAATCTGGATGCGATTCAGTTAGGATATAGTTTGATTGGATGA
- a CDS encoding 4Fe-4S dicluster domain-containing protein, protein MEKDEILQNEEALKRRKSPSKKKHSVVIIEDLCKGCDICINVCPTGVLLLVDDEKNINGVIAKVDAPEYCTGCLLCELRCPDFAIVVDSEKRANYYKKYMEEAEIAKTRDLAR, encoded by the coding sequence ATGGAAAAAGATGAAATTCTACAGAATGAGGAAGCATTAAAAAGGAGAAAATCTCCCAGTAAGAAAAAACATTCTGTAGTCATCATTGAGGATTTATGTAAGGGATGTGATATTTGTATTAATGTATGTCCAACGGGGGTTTTGCTTCTTGTAGATGATGAGAAAAATATTAATGGAGTGATTGCCAAAGTAGATGCTCCTGAATACTGCACAGGATGTTTACTCTGTGAATTGAGATGCCCTGACTTTGCCATAGTAGTAGACTCTGAAAAAAGAGCAAACTACTACAAAAAATATATGGAGGAGGCTGAAATTGCCAAGACGAGAGATCTTGCAAGGTAA